From Kryptolebias marmoratus isolate JLee-2015 linkage group LG15, ASM164957v2, whole genome shotgun sequence, a single genomic window includes:
- the kcnq1.1 gene encoding potassium voltage-gated channel subfamily KQT member 1.1 isoform X2 translates to MVLACLILSVLSTIEQYQSLAHTTLFWVEIVLVVFFGLEYFVRLWSAGCRSKYVGIWGRLRFARKPISIIDLIVVVASIIVLSVGSKGQVFATSAVRGIRFLQILRMLHVDRQGGTWRLLGSVVFIHRQELITTLYIGFLSLIFSSYFVYLAEKDTLNSSGSNEFGNYADALWWGVVTVTTIGYGDKVPKTWIGKTIASCFSVFAISFFALPAGILGSGFALKVQQKQRQKHFNRQIPAAACLIQTSWRCFAVENFDSATFKLFLRKKCHLPASSLSSPKLKKSVKIRRKLKSTDKDNGPTSPTVPSITCDSVFDSGRELSSDVYSTVGTDRQQSWTSLSSLQFSLSPPDCAVKRSPGLLDSQPPTPLQRNSSYADDLELESERETELAPASSVSQLTESHRKAIRVIQRMRYFVAKRNFQQARKPYEVRDVIEQYSQGHLNLMVRIKELQRRLDQSLGKMTLFQTGSDRARDKGNNCIGSRLDRMEEKITHMDQTLNRIAESLTLLLDQKDDGGGESRGRLRPRLRRTCNVLPSQDSLPGYDQLSSSPLSFSSSNNTSAALCPNPPLSSTASQEESC, encoded by the exons GAGATCGTCCTTGTGGTGTTCTTCGGATTGGAGTATTTTGTCCGCCTTTGGTCAGCAGGCTGCCGCAGTAAATATGTTGGCATCTGGGGACGACTACGCTTTGCCAGGAAGCCAATATCTATTATAG ATCTGATTGTAGTTGTTGCCTCGATAATTGTGCTGTCTGTGGGCTCCAAAGGCCAGGTCTTTGCTACCTCTGCTGTAAG AGGGATTCGCTTCCTGCAGATTCTGCGTATGCTCCATGTTGACAGGCAGGGAGGTACCTGGCGCCTCCTGGGGTCTGTCGTCTTCATCCATCGACAG GAGCTGATCACCACCCTGTACATTGGATTCTTGAGCCTGATTTTCTCCTCGTACTTTGTCTACCTGGCAGAGAAAGACACACTCAACAGCAGCGGCTCCAATGAATTTGGAAACTACGCTGATGCTTTGTGGTGGGGAGTG GTGACAGTGACTACAATTGGCTATGGAGACAAAGTCCCAAAAACCTGGATTGGAAAAACCATTGCAtcctgtttttcagtgtttgctaTATCTTTCTTTGCCCTTCCTGCA GGAATTTTAGGCTCAGGCTTTGCCCTGAAGGTACAGCAGAAGCAAAGGCAGAAACACTTCAACAGACAGATCCCTGCAGCTGCCTGTCTCATACAG ACATCATGGAGATGTTTCGCGGTGGAGAACTTTGATTCTGCCACGTTCAAGCTGTTTCTGAGGAAGAAATGTCATCTTCCTGCCTCCTCTCTGTCCAGCCCCAAGCTCAAAAAATCG GTGAAGATAAGGAGGAAGTTGAAGAGTACTGACAAGGACAATGGTCCAACTTCTCCCACAGTACCCAGCATCACCTGCGACTCTGTGTTCGACAGTGGGAGGGAGCTAAGTTCAGATGTTTACAGCACTGTTGGCACAG ATCGTCAGCAATCATGGACGTCTTTGTCTTCCCTTCAGTTCAGCTTGTCACCACCAG actgtgcagtgaAAAGAAGCCCAGGCCTTTTGGATTCCCAGCCCCCCACCCCGCTCCAGAGGAACAGCAGCTATGCAGACGACCTCGAGCTGGAGTCAGAGCGAGAGACAGAACTGGCTCCTGCTAGCTCAGTGTCACA ACTAACAGAGTCGCATCGGAAAGCCATCCGTGTTATTCAGAGAATGCGCTATTTTGTGGCCAAGCGAAACTTTCAG caAGCCCGTAAGCCATATGAGGTGCGAGACGTGATTGAACAATATTCTCAGGGTCACCTCAACCTCATGGTGCGCATCAAGGAGCTTCAGAGAAG ACTAGACCAGTCTTTAGGGAAGATGACTTTGTTCCAGACGGGTTCAG ACCGAGCCAGAGACAAAGGGAACAACTGTATTGGATCAAGGCTTGACAGGATGGAAGAAAAG ATTACTCATATGGACCAAACTCTGAACCGCATCGCTGAGTCTCTCACTTTACTGCTGGACCAGAAGGACGATGGAGGCGGCGAAAGCAGAGGCAGGCTGAGACCTCGGCTTAGACGAACCTGTAATGTCCTCCCCAGCCAGGATAGCCTGCCAGGCTATGACCAGCTGTCTTCATCCCCAttgtccttctcctcctccaacaACACAAGCGCCGCACTTTGCCCCAACCCTCCCCTCAGCTCCACCGCCAGCCAGGAGGAGAGCTGCTGA